The DNA window ATCCTCATGtgtcaaagtttaggtaccaaaactgcatttttctcttttaccAAATCCAACAAAGTATTAAATCtaccaaaaaataattaaacccTAATTATGTGTTAAAATCCAGAAttaaaaacatatttaaaacatgaaaaagaaGATTAAAGTTTAAAAGAGAcaaaattgattgatttttttccAGATGTTGGGTTATAATAGAATTATGTAAAAACTTAGGGGCCAAATcgtaattttataaattttccATGCAGCTTGGTTCGAAGCTGTCTTCTTCTGCAACTATGGGTTCATTCATCGAATACAGCAAACACCGAACGAAACCAGGAATCCAGACCAAAAAACTCAAACTCATGCAAACCGAGATCCACGAGTATAGTTCAACACAACATTATACAATGGAATCAGATCTAACGCTCCACAAAATAAGTAGAAATGCAGAAAaaggaaggagaagaaagaaacggGTTCTGCAGAATCTTTGACAAGTTTGATGTGAATCTAAACTTAGATAAAGCTAGAAAAGATGAAATaccataccttgaatgatttaaAAGGCAAAAACACTGCGTTGAACTTCACGGAAGAGAGAAAATCGCAGGTAAGAGCTTGGTTCCATTGCTGCAAAAGTTCTTCAAGGGCTGATAAACCCGCGACTTTGAGCCCGGATTCGATGATATTAGAGGCGTTTTCTCTGAAAGTTGTGTGAACGAAATTTGTCCCTCTACTACCGTAAACACACCTAAAGGACTAAAATCGAGATCGGATTTTGCTCACGAAGGAGGCAGGACGCTCAACCCTGACTCAAAATGTTTCtgctctttttttcttcttttctccctgttttttctcttttctctctgtttttGGTTTTTCTGCCACCTCCCCTCTTATTTTCTTACCCTAAGGCTGCGTTTTGAAGCCTTTTATAGGAACAAAAACCCCccaaaccctcacctcaaagtgAGGATGAAAGCTGGGTTTCTTCTGGAAGTTTGAGCCATTAGATGGCTTTTattctagaaaaatcttgaTAGATATCAAGGGGTGAGGTGGCAAAAGattggggaaaaaaaacaaaaaacaagtgGAATTGGGCGAAAAATGGTTGTTGCAATTTTTGGTACCATGGCCTCGTCCATGGTCATGTACGAAGAGCAGGAAGATGATGCGCGCGTGTAAGTGTACGAAAGCAAGGAACACGTGCATggctaatttattttattattatttttaaatctgattttgattttctagtttttcttttctgtcttttcttttcttttctttctaattttctaaaaataaattgaaatgattttctttagaaaaagtgataaataaaaataaaatagaaataaaataaaaatgaataaatagaaaagaaatggaataagaataaaactaaaattttttgtGTCTACAATCATAATTATCAAACTAATACAACTGTATTTGGAATATCTCCGATTCCAGTGAACTGGTAGCCTTTATTTTGTTACAAAGAATATACGGTGCAAATTGTAGCGTAGGATTTGTCCATTCAGCATGTAGCGAAACTACAGAAGCAACCAAGTGTTCTATGGCAAGCTCCCAGGACAGCACCCTCTCGAATTATGCATTGCCTATTGCACTGTCGGGAGGTTAAACATCACCCCGACCATGTCTTGCTGGGCTTCACGCAATATGCAGCTTCAGCCATTGGTATCTCTGCATGAAACAAAGCAAGGGATGATTGATTTTGATTAAAGAGAGGACGTGTAGGAGTTAGTCTAACGTTTATAGTACGAGGGATCTAGCCTGGCCACCTAAAGGATAATTGTTCACTCATATTATATTATAGGCTATGGTTTCCTCTACCCCATTTTCTTTGCCAATCTCCGTCATGTTTGTACTTTTATGGCATGTGAATTCTCGCTTGCAACACTATATGTGCAAATATACTGACAAGTGACGATTAATTAAAAAGGGAAATAGGAGATCCGTAACTATATTATAAAGCTATACATTGAGAGCCACATATTATATACTATTAAAAAGCAGATGGAGCATAGTTTATACAAATTAGTTCGTAGGAGTCTTTGACTGAGAGTGTACATGCACATGATACATATGTACAACTATTCTAATTCAGTGCTAGTAATGAGAGTGCTCACCTCGGTCGTACCTTGCGGCCGAGGTGACCTCCTTTCATCTCCTACACGAACGCAGCCATTCCCCGATCCGGACCCTTGAGCTCGGCTCGGTCCATGATCTTCTACTTGGATGACCTCTGCACCCCAAGCTACCACCACGGCTAGACGCTGATGATGTCAACACTCCTGACAGCACCCAggaccagtgctttatctgaaaagcactgggTGATCTTAATGACTACTGCACAGGACTCCCCGTCATCCTGcccaggcggctacagtgtcagagtcaggccTCCTGGCAGGGAACAGAGCTGTAATATCAGGATATGGGTCCCACCAACATGAACCCTCCGTCCTGACCTCCACTCCcactctataaatacccctcgTGTACATTTCACAAGTAAGCATACTGTTCATTCACATATACAATTGCTTttctctcgttctcatactaacttgatcgtcggagtgatcccaggggagaagccccgccatccaCTTCGGACGAGTAAAGTTACCTCACCTCACTTGAGAGAGGACTGATTCATGTCGGTCTAGTtacccaccaaaaatcacctcttcaattggcgccgtcctCTTCATTGACAGTATCGATCCTTAGACGGCAGGAAAGCCCGGCAGGCTCGAGCCCGGGGATGAGGTGGAGCAAGTGGTCTTAGATGAGGCGAGACCTGACCAAGTGGTCCAAGTGGGAGCCGGACTCCCCTCGCCCCTAAAGGAAGAAATGATCCACTTAATCAAAGACCACCGGGATGTCTTCGCGTGGTCCGCGGATGAAGTGGTCGGGGTGCCACCCGAACTTATGGTTCACCAACTCAATGTTAATCCACAGGCCCGTCCTGTGAGGCAGAAGCGAAGGCATTTCGGCCCTGAACGCAGCAAGGCCATCTCCGATGAGGTTGACAAACTCTTGCCCGCCAAGATGATTCATGAGGTCCAATACCCCACCTGGGTGTCCAACCCGGTTATGGTAAAAAAGGACGCCGGTGGATGGAGAATGTGTGTGGACTTCACCGATCTCAACAAGACATGCCCCAAACACTGCTACCCGCTGCCGAGAATAGACGCCCTCGTCGATTCGGCAATGGGGCATGAGATCCTCTGCTTCCTAGACGCCTTCAAAGGTTACCATCAAATAGGAATGAGTGAGGAGGATTAAGAGAAAACAGCGTTCTACACCGACCAAGGTGTTTACTGCTATACTACCATGCCCTTCGGACTAAAAAACGCCGGGGCGACCTATCAAAGGCTGATCAATCGCCTCTTCAAAAATCAGATTGGCCGCAACGTGTAGGCCTATGTGGATGACATCCTAGTCAAAAGTTTAACCACTGCGGCCTTCTTGTCAGATGTGAGGGAGGTCTTCAGCGTCCTGCGGGACTCGAGGATGAAGTTAAACCCCAAGAAATGCGTCTTCGGCGTCACCTCAGGAAAATTCTTGGGGTATCTGGTTTCCCACCGGGGAATCGAGGCCAACCCCGACAAGGTCAAGGCCATTCAGGACATGTCTCCACCTCGGAACATCCGAGAAGTCCAAAGACTAAACGGACGCCTGGCCGCGCTGAACCGCTTCCTGTCCCAATCTGCTGAGAAggccttgcctttctttaaagTGTTGAAGAAGGCTGACCAATTTGCCTGGACTGAAGAATGCCAGGCCGTCTTCGACAATTTGAAACAGTATCTGCATCACCTACCCACTCTCGCTTCACCTCGGCCTGAGGAGAAGCTGTACCTCTATCTCTCCGCCGCTGACGAAGCTGTCAGTGTGGTGCTCATCCGAGATGAGGGCACCCAAGTGCCGGTCTACTACGTTAGCCGAGCTCTCCGTGGGCCGGAGACTCGGTACACCCAGGTGGAGAAACTCGTGCTAGGGTTGATCCACGCGGCTCGGAGGCTGAAGCCCTACTTCCTAACTCATCCCATCTGCGTCAGGACAGACCAGTCTATCCGACAGATACTGGTGCGTCCCGAGGATTCCGGGCGCCTCACCAAATGGGCTGTCGAGTTAGGGGAGTACGACCTGTCGTATGAGCCGCGCACCGCCATAAAAGCTCAGGCTTTAGCCGACTTTCTTGCCGAGCTCACCTTCGTGGAAGGCCAAGAATCCACCTCCGCCATTGCCGAAGTTCCCACCTCACACTCGTGGACATTGTACGTGGATGGATCCTCCAATGGGGATGGCAGTGGAGCAGGACTGCTCCTAGAGGGCCCTCAGGGAGAAGTCTGCGCATATGCTCTCCGTTTTGGCTTCCCGGCTACCAATAATGAGGCCGAATATGAGGCCTTGATCGCGGGACTCCAGCTAGCCCGCAGGCTCGGTGCCCAGCGGATCCACGTCCGTAGTGACTCCCAACTTGTCGTCTGCCAAGTTCTTGGTGAATATGAGGCCAAGGATGAGACCATGCAGCGGTATCTCTCCAAGGTCCACCAACTCACCGCGTATTTCGAgtctttcgaaatccaaagaaTCCCACGCTCCCAGAATAGGCGTGCTGACGCCTTATCTCGGCTGGCTTCCACCTCGTTCTCTGAGCTCAACAAGACTGTTTTAGTGGAGGTGCTGAGCGAGCCGGGATACGTGGAAGAGGTGGCCTGTCCCGTGCACTcggaagatatttggatgagcCCGTTCATCCTTTTCTTAGGGCAAGGGATCCTCCCTGGGGATCTAGCCGAAGCGAGAAGAATACAACGCAAAGCTGCTCGGTACGCCCTCCGCGACGGAGAACTGTACAAACGCTCCTATCTCGGCCCGTGGCTGAGGTGCGTTGTGCCCGAGGAAGGACGCCAGATCCTCCGTGAGATACACGAATGCATATGTGGGGCCCACATCGGCCACCGGATGTTGGCCAAGAAGACACTGCTTCTTGGGTATTTCTGGTCTTCCGTTCGACAAGATGCCCAAAATCTTGTTCTCGGCTGTCCATCCTGTCAAGTCCACGCCCCCGAGCACCACCAGCCCTCAAACTTCATGGTTCCAATCACCTCACCATGGCCGTTTGAGCAGTGGGGGACAGACATCATTGGTCCTTTCCCTAAAGCGGTCGGGGGTTATACCTTTCTGGTGACCGCTGTGGACTACTTCACTAAGTGGGTCGAGGCCGAGCCTCTACGGACCATCATAGGGCTGGCCGTTCAAAAGTTCTTTTGGAAATGCATTATCTGCCGTTTCGGCATACTTCAGGTCATCATCTAGGACAATGGGAGGCAGTTTGCCGAGAACCCATTTAAGACCTGGTGCGAAAACCTCGACATCAAGCAACACTTCACTTCGGTTGGTCATCCTCAGGCCAACGGTCAGGCCGAAAATTTCAACCGAACTCTCTTGCATGGCCTCAAGACCCGACTACATCGAGCTGGATCATCTTGGGTAGAAGAACTCCCCAGTGTCCTGTGATCTTATCGGACCACGCCGAGATCAGCCACGCAAGAGACCCCGTTCTCCTTGACCTATGGAGCCGAGGCTGTCATCCCGGCTGAGATCCTTACGCCCAGTCCTCGGCTGGCGGCTTATGTAGCCGAGGTGAATCAAGAAGAAAGGCAGTTGGATCTCGACCTCGTCAACGAAAGAAGGGACATTGCCTCAGCTCGGGTAGCTTCCTACAAGAACACCCTGGCCCACTATTATAATGTCCGCGTCAAACATCGGCGATTCCTGCCAGGGGACTTGGTGCTCAGAAAAAACCCAGTCAGCCGAGCTGAACCGCAAGGAAAATTATGCCCGAAGTGGGAAGGTCCCTACCGAGTTGTGGAATCTAACCTTAGTGGGTATTGTAAATTGAGCTACCGAGATGGCTCTCTAGTGCCGAGGACTTGGAACGCCGAGAACCTTAGATTGTATTATGCTTGAACATTTCATTAAGTTATGCCTTCAGCCactttgttatttttcaatacAACGATGCCACACATCTGCtattaaaaaataagggggacaagcaagggacgaagcaagaaattaaaataGCCGAAGTGAGAGGAAATAGATGTTTCATTAATGAAGAAGAGACATTACAAAAAGAATACAAGACCGAGGTCAGGAATGCTACTAAGCAATTCCCACCTCGGCATTACATTTAATCACCTACAAGCCTAGACCCCTGTCTCGGCTCCCTCCTGGGTCGTCTGCTCCCCAGTCTCTTCTCCGCCAGGGTGAAGCTCTCCACCACCTTCTCCTTCTTGCTCTCCGTCACCCCCAGGCTTCTCGCCGACGTCACCCCCAGCTTCCTCTTCCCCGTCCTCGTCGAACACCTCGTCGAGTTCGGACAGCCATTTGTTGAACTCTTCTTGGACCTCGGCCAAGTCCTTCCCAGCTTGGATGCCCTCGGCCATCCGATCACACAGCTCTTTGGAGTCTTCATTATAGTTGGCATTGTTCCTCAATGACTCCAGGGCCTCAGAGGGAAGATGAGTCGCGGCCTCGTCAATGGCCGATGTGAAGCCTAGCATAAAACTCGGCCTCGTCAGTTGGCCGAGATCCCCAATGAATTTCTCTGACCTCCGGAAGTCTTCAACTGCCGAGGTCCTTGCGCTCTCGAGGGCCTGTTCTTGGGTTTTCTTCACCTCCTCCGCCCTCTTCTGCTCTTCCTCCAGAGCCGACTTGAAGCTGTTAATCGTGGCTTCGGCCTCCTCTCCCTTAGACTCGGCTTCTTGGAGCCGTCTTTGAAACTCCGACTTCTCGGATTCGGACACCAGCAGTTTCTTTTTCAACTTGGCAATCTGATCTTGCAGTTTGCCGGTGTCCTGCTCCTCGACTAAGGCACAGTACCGATGTGCCATCTCGGCCACAAAGGCTGTGTTGGAGGCTGTGGCCACCATGATACTTGCATCAGCTCGACCGGAGTCTGCTTCTTTGTGAATTCCATGTCTCTCGACAAGCTTGAGTGCATCACCAAGTCTTGTGCAACCCGAGGATTGGTGCACCTGTCATTGACCGTTAGTGCCCACTCCGGACACCAATGCCCGCCGGGGTGGGTCTTCTCCTTTCCAGGAAACACTGGGGCGCTATGGAAACGGTTCCATAGTGAAGACCCCGTCACTGCATTGACCGGAGCCTTCAGTTGTTTACCTCGGACATGAGGAGGTGGAAGGGCCGTGGTAACTCCCAGTGGCACCCCTTCAGGCACAGAAGAGGTGGACCCTGTAGCTGCGGCTCCCGAGCTGCTCTGGACTGCAGTGGTGGGAGAGCTCTTGGCCGCCGAAGTTTTGGCCACATTACCTTGTGATTTCTTTTTTGGCGGAGGCGCCGATGTCTCATCCGAGCTCTTCCTCTTCGACCTTTTGGCCACCTCGGCCGAGCCTGACGTGATGATATCAGATAGTTTGGTCACTGCACAAGAAGCAAACATTATTATTCGAAACAGCCGAAGTGAAAAGAAAGCTGTGAAAGAAAATTACAAGGTCTCTCAAGTTTAGTGAAAAAGAAGGAAGGCTTGTTAGGAGGCAGTAAGGCTAATTCCCCCGTCGACCAGCACGGTTTCGGGGTAGTCCCAACTGAATATCCGAAGTCCAGATCCCATCAACTTCTGGAAGGACTCCTCCTCGTGGTCCCCCGCGGAAGGGTCGGCCTTCGATTTAATAGGCCTCCACCAAAATCCCCGAGGGAAGTCCCCGGCTGAGACGAAGATGAAGTCCCGTTTCCAGTTCTTTATCGAGGTGGGAGCCCCAATCACTAGCTTCGGGATGGTTTTATTCCGGTTGCAGATGTAGAACCACCCCTTATCCCACCCGTGTGCCTTGAGGGTATAACATCGGCGGAAGAGGTCCACAGTGGGAAGCACCTCTTGGTGTCGGCACAGCATCTCAAAACCTACAAGGATGCGGACCGCGTTCGGGACGAACTGAGTAATCCTTACACCGAAGTGACGGAGTACGTCCCTAAAGAACCTTGACGTCGGCATCCTCAGCCCAACCTCCAATTGTTGGACGTAGATTGCCACAGTGCCCATGGGGGGTTTCTCGGCCGAATCATTCACCCCGGGCGAGTTGATGAGATACCCCGGCCTGAAGGGGTACTTCTTTATCACCTTCTGGGCCCTATCTCGTCCTATGCGACTCCTGAACTTCGGCATCTTACCGAAGTCAATCCTGGCAACATTACTTGGGGCCACTGGCTCCTGTGTGCCCTCATCATGGGGCATCGCAGTTCCGAGCTCGGTATTGTACTCGACGTCGGAATCACCGTCGCTCATCTCTGATGACTCCGCCCCCGACTCTGTCTCGGCAACTTCCTCCTCGGCTGATCCCCCAACTTCGGTAGGCGTCGACCCTGAAGGACTGGACGAAGTCGCCTCTTCCAAGGGATCTGACCCCTCCTCGGCCTGATAGCTCAGCTTAACGGTTTCCCTGTGGGTTTTAGCTGTTTTGGCCATGTGTGAAAGAtgagattaaaagaaaaatacttaCTATCGACTAGGGAATCGGACGAAGTGGATGACTTCGGCTGTGATCTCGGCTGGCAGGACCGACCTCGGCAACACTCACAAATTCTACAAATCTGAGGCTGAAAGAGAAAGTGATGGGCCATACGGTGAAAAGGACCCCCTATTTATAGGGATTCGGGGGGAACCCGAAGAGGCGGCAAGAATGCGAAAAGTCGACAACGTTCGAATTCAAAAGGATgtgtctctctctctcctcattaatgACCCGTCCTTTCAATTGACACTCCCTCTGCACGAAACGTCCCACTACCTCACGACGTGACGGTTACCAGTGACCACTCCGCTCACCACGTCCTGTCAACTGACCTGCCCACGTGCCGCACCCCCGAGTTTTTCGGAGCGGTTTCGGGTTCTATCCTGAATGACCTCGACACCACGAAGCCTCGGCACCTTCTCGGCCCGGAGCTTCCGAGGCTTAGGGGGCTTATTGATGGTGCTCACCTCGGCCGTACCTTACGGCCGAGGTGACCTCCTTTCATCTCCTACACGAACGCAGCCATTCCCCGATCCGGACCCTTGAGCTCGGCTCGGTCCATGGTCTTCTATTTGGATGACCTCTGCACCCCAGGCTACCACCACGGCTAGACGCTGATGATGTCAACACTCCTGACAGCACCCAggaccagtgctttatctgaaaagcactgggTGATCTTAATGACTACTGCACAGGATTCCCCGTCATCCTGcccaggcggctacagtgtcagagtcaggcc is part of the Coffea eugenioides isolate CCC68of chromosome 6, Ceug_1.0, whole genome shotgun sequence genome and encodes:
- the LOC113774254 gene encoding uncharacterized protein LOC113774254 codes for the protein MMSTLLTAPRTSALSEKHWVILMTTAQDSPSSCPGGYSVRVRPPGREQSCNIRIWARPVRQKRRHFGPERSKAISDEVDKLLPAKMIHEVQYPTWVSNPVMVKKDAGGWRMCVDFTDLNKTCPKHCYPLPRIDALVDSAMGHEILCFLDAFKDVREVFSVLRDSRMKLNPKKCVFGVTSGKFLGYLVSHRGIEANPDKVKAIQDMSPPRNIREVQRLNGRLAALNRFLSQSAEKALPFFKVLKKADQFAWTEECQAVFDNLKQYLHHLPTLASPRPEEKLYLYLSAADEAVSVVLIRDEGTQVPVYYVSRALRGPETRYTQVEKLVLGLIHAARRLKPYFLTHPICVRTDQSIRQILVRPEDSGRLTKWAVELGEYDLSYEPRTAIKAQALADFLAELTFVEGQESTSAIAEVPTSHSWTLYVDGSSNGDGSGAGLLLEGPQGEVCAYALRFGFPATNNEAEYEALIAGLQLARRLGAQRIHVRSDSQLVVCQVLGEYEAKDETMQRYLSKVHQLTAYFESFEIQRIPRSQNRRADALSRLASTSFSELNKTVLVEVLSEPGYVEEVACPVHSEDIWMSPFILFLGQGILPGDLAEARRIQRKAARYALRDGELYKRSYLGPWLRCVVPEEGRQILREIHECICGAHIGHRMLAKKTLLLGYFWSSVRQDAQNLVLGCPSCQVHAPEHHQPSNFMVPITSPWPFEQWGTDIIGPFPKAVGGYTFLVTAVDYFTKSSSRTMGGSLPRTHLRPGAKTSTSSNTSLRSATQETPFSLTYGAEAVIPAEILTPSPRLAAYVAEVNQEERQLDLDLVNERRDIASARVASYKNTLAHYYNVRVKHRRFLPGDLVLRKNPVSRAEPQGKLCPKWEGPYRVVESNLSGYCKLSYRDGSLVPRTWNAENLRLYYA